In a single window of the Geoalkalibacter sp. genome:
- a CDS encoding cell division protein ZapA — MSGTGQDFGQVGAAGSGQPLKRTHQVTLLGQQYSLRSEATPEQVQDVVEFIQKAFADVAARQKAVDTLDVAVLTLLNVAGSYLHLRQNVAAGERRLTELLDKLRRIMPDGPEVSL, encoded by the coding sequence CTGGACAGGATTTTGGCCAAGTTGGGGCCGCCGGATCCGGACAGCCCCTGAAACGCACCCATCAGGTCACCCTCCTGGGGCAGCAGTATTCCCTGCGCAGCGAGGCTACGCCCGAGCAGGTTCAGGACGTGGTCGAATTCATCCAGAAGGCCTTTGCCGACGTCGCCGCGCGGCAGAAGGCGGTGGATACACTGGATGTCGCTGTGCTGACTTTGCTCAACGTCGCCGGATCCTATCTGCACCTGCGGCAGAACGTCGCCGCGGGTGAGCGGCGATTGACCGAGTTGCTCGATAAACTGAGGCGAATAATGCCCGACGGGCCGGAGGTTTCGCTCTGA